A single region of the bacterium genome encodes:
- a CDS encoding DUF445 family protein, protein MLEQTIYNPEFWKHLSIPFVAGLIGWVTNWVAIKLTFKPLEFVGLRPFLGWQGIIPSKATKMASIFVDKTMFRLGTLEELFHSMEPDLIADHISKIMDRRLEGYTDEILFYEHPAVWRLLPQAVKEGVYERVRAEMPKLINGLMAEASDEIEDLIDFKHMLVTRLENDKDLLNRLFLDAGSEEFKFIVRSGLYFGFLFGLIQLTVWIFHKSWWVLPAFGIFVGYATNWLAINMIFRPLNAKRVGPWTIQGLFLRRQREVAAVWCRLVTTEIITLQHIMYAMLYGARAERAKALIKKHIQPVADRVMQTYAPAAQIIVREETLGEIRESVGEKAVAVSTDPFDHWPFNRDRAARAEELLRERMEDLPPREFQDLLRPCFQEDEMKLILTGAVLGFLAGLGQLIFVFGGFA, encoded by the coding sequence GTGCTCGAACAGACGATCTACAACCCAGAGTTCTGGAAGCACCTGAGCATTCCGTTCGTTGCCGGCCTTATCGGCTGGGTCACGAACTGGGTGGCGATCAAGCTCACTTTCAAGCCGCTCGAGTTCGTCGGCCTGCGCCCCTTCCTGGGCTGGCAGGGGATCATTCCGTCAAAGGCCACCAAGATGGCTTCGATCTTCGTCGACAAGACGATGTTTCGTCTCGGCACGCTCGAGGAGCTGTTCCATTCGATGGAGCCGGATCTGATCGCCGATCACATCTCCAAGATCATGGATCGTCGTCTCGAGGGCTATACCGACGAGATCTTGTTCTACGAGCACCCGGCGGTCTGGCGGTTGCTGCCTCAGGCCGTCAAGGAAGGCGTCTACGAGCGGGTGCGAGCGGAGATGCCGAAGCTGATCAACGGGTTGATGGCGGAGGCCTCGGACGAGATCGAGGACTTGATCGACTTCAAACACATGCTCGTGACTCGGCTCGAGAACGACAAGGACCTGCTGAATCGGCTGTTCCTGGATGCCGGATCCGAAGAGTTCAAGTTCATCGTGCGCTCGGGCCTCTATTTCGGCTTCCTGTTCGGACTCATTCAGCTCACCGTCTGGATCTTCCACAAGTCCTGGTGGGTGCTGCCGGCGTTCGGTATTTTCGTGGGCTACGCCACCAACTGGCTTGCCATCAACATGATCTTCCGGCCGCTGAATGCGAAGCGAGTCGGTCCGTGGACGATTCAGGGTCTGTTCCTGCGCCGCCAGCGCGAGGTCGCGGCCGTGTGGTGCAGATTGGTGACGACCGAGATCATCACCCTGCAGCACATCATGTACGCGATGCTCTATGGCGCGCGCGCGGAGAGGGCCAAGGCCCTGATCAAGAAACATATCCAGCCGGTCGCGGATCGCGTCATGCAGACCTACGCTCCGGCGGCTCAGATCATCGTGAGAGAAGAGACGCTCGGGGAGATTCGAGAGTCGGTGGGTGAGAAGGCGGTGGCGGTCTCGACGGACCCCTTCGACCATTGGCCGTTCAATCGGGATCGAGCCGCGAGAGCGGAAGAGTTGCTGCGCGAGCGCATGGAAGACCTGCCGCCGCGCGAGTTCCAGGATCTACTGCGACCCTGCTTTCAAGAGGACGAGATGAAGCTCATCCTCACCGGCGCGGTGCTCGGCTTCCTCGCCGGGCTCGGACAGCTGATCTTCGTTTTCGGTGGCTTCGCCTGA
- a CDS encoding TIGR02265 family protein, with amino-acid sequence MATKVKGAAILARRTFVSEHYGEGAWTKILDALPEEDRETLEGSILASTWHPFELNDRLDSAIVAVLGEGSREIFEQIGRASARQNLAGPHRAFAARRDPAWFLSATDRIYGFYYDTGYRTYESTGPTSGFITTHDAETFSETDCLTVIGWYKEALEMCGASEVEMTEEACRARGSSHCRYRISWTV; translated from the coding sequence ATGGCAACCAAGGTCAAGGGCGCCGCGATTCTCGCCCGGCGCACCTTCGTCAGCGAGCACTACGGCGAGGGGGCCTGGACGAAGATCCTCGACGCGCTACCGGAAGAGGACCGCGAGACCCTGGAAGGCTCCATCCTGGCTTCGACCTGGCATCCGTTCGAGCTCAATGACCGGCTCGACAGCGCCATCGTCGCGGTACTCGGCGAGGGCAGCCGTGAGATCTTCGAGCAGATCGGCCGGGCCTCGGCCCGGCAGAATCTGGCCGGGCCCCATCGAGCTTTCGCTGCCCGCCGCGATCCCGCCTGGTTTCTCTCTGCGACCGACCGCATCTACGGCTTCTACTACGACACCGGCTACCGAACCTACGAGAGCACCGGTCCGACTTCCGGGTTCATCACCACCCACGACGCCGAAACATTCTCGGAGACCGACTGCCTGACCGTGATCGGCTGGTACAAAGAAGCGCTCGAGATGTGCGGCGCGAGCGAGGTCGAGATGACCGAAGAGGCCTGCCGGGCACGCGGCAGCTCGCACTGCCGCTATCGAATCAGCTGGACTGTCTAG
- a CDS encoding cation transporter — protein sequence MFAHRGRLAWALALTVAYMVAEVIGGLWTGSLALLADAAHMLSDAAALALSLFAVRIAQRPATADRTFGFYRTEILAALVNGATLLAISVFVFMEAWERWQQPLEVKGLEMMAIAGGGLLVNLVSLRILAAGRADSLNLRGAWLHVLTDALGSVQALVAGLLIWLYAWHWVDPLVSVLIGLLVVYSAWSLLKEAVAVLMEGTPAHIDVAEVRAAIARLPGVVSVHDLHVWTITSGLESLSAHVVCQGRPRTEVLTEIREMLTQRFGIAHQTIQLEPEGFEEHRPLNCH from the coding sequence ATGTTCGCCCACCGGGGCCGGCTGGCATGGGCGCTGGCTCTGACCGTGGCCTACATGGTCGCCGAAGTGATCGGCGGTCTCTGGACCGGCTCGCTGGCGCTGCTCGCCGATGCGGCCCACATGCTTTCCGATGCCGCCGCCCTGGCGCTGAGCCTCTTCGCGGTACGGATCGCGCAGAGGCCGGCCACGGCCGATCGCACTTTCGGCTTCTATCGCACCGAGATCCTGGCGGCACTCGTCAACGGCGCGACGCTGCTCGCGATCTCGGTGTTCGTCTTCATGGAAGCCTGGGAGCGCTGGCAGCAGCCCCTCGAGGTCAAGGGCCTCGAGATGATGGCAATCGCCGGCGGCGGGCTGCTGGTCAACCTCGTCAGCCTGAGGATCCTCGCGGCGGGGCGGGCCGACAGCCTCAATCTGCGTGGCGCCTGGCTGCATGTGCTGACCGACGCCCTGGGCAGCGTCCAGGCACTCGTCGCGGGGCTCTTGATTTGGCTCTACGCCTGGCATTGGGTGGACCCACTGGTCTCCGTCCTGATCGGGCTGCTGGTGGTCTATTCGGCTTGGTCGCTTCTGAAGGAGGCCGTCGCGGTCCTGATGGAGGGAACCCCGGCGCACATCGATGTTGCCGAGGTCCGCGCAGCCATCGCGCGACTCCCCGGCGTCGTGTCCGTTCATGACCTCCATGTTTGGACCATCACCAGCGGCCTCGAATCGCTGTCGGCGCACGTCGTTTGCCAGGGGCGCCCGCGGACCGAGGTGCTGACAGAAATCCGGGAAATGCTGACCCAGCGCTTCGGAATCGCGCACCAGACGATTCAACTCGAGCCCGAGGGCTTCGAGGAGCACCGGCCTCTCAACTGTCATTGA
- a CDS encoding amino acid permease, producing the protein MNEVDPSDGLKRVVSRWQIVALALNDVIGSGIYLLPAAAAALLGPRSVWAVLAAGGAVFLVVLCFAEASSYFDQPGGAYLYAREAFGDFIGFEVGWMTWLTRVASVGSLAAGFAQALAYLWPGAAGGWGRVVAVVVPTLVLMWLNVIGVKSGVRTAIVLVASKLVPLGVFVGLGFWFASAGRVASQPAGTGDLGAAALLLLYAYAGFENTTAPAGEYKNPRRDLPYALLLHIVLITALYFAVQWIALAMLGNVASSETPLADAARHVAGPAAGLLLTVGATLSILGTQSNTILIGPRYLYALARDGYGPALFGRLHARFRTPDAAIVLQVAIALPLALTGTFVGLATLSVVARLATYFGTIAAVPVLRRKLGSRGAATTWKLPGGPLVPVAAGLVTLALAASAEPKHLISAGLALLVGAIVYRFRRA; encoded by the coding sequence ATGAATGAGGTCGATCCGAGCGACGGTCTCAAGCGTGTCGTGTCGCGCTGGCAGATCGTGGCGCTGGCCCTGAACGACGTCATCGGCTCGGGCATCTACTTGCTGCCCGCTGCGGCCGCGGCGCTTCTGGGGCCGCGGAGCGTCTGGGCGGTTCTGGCCGCGGGAGGCGCGGTCTTTCTGGTGGTGTTGTGCTTCGCCGAGGCGTCGAGCTACTTCGACCAGCCCGGCGGTGCCTACCTCTACGCGCGCGAAGCCTTCGGCGACTTCATCGGTTTCGAGGTGGGCTGGATGACCTGGCTGACGCGCGTGGCCTCGGTCGGATCGCTCGCGGCCGGCTTCGCCCAGGCGCTGGCGTATCTCTGGCCCGGTGCCGCCGGGGGGTGGGGGAGGGTCGTCGCCGTGGTCGTGCCGACGCTGGTTCTGATGTGGCTCAACGTCATCGGCGTCAAGAGCGGTGTGCGCACGGCCATCGTACTGGTGGCCAGCAAACTGGTGCCCCTGGGGGTGTTCGTGGGGCTGGGCTTCTGGTTCGCGAGTGCCGGTCGGGTCGCTTCCCAGCCGGCCGGGACCGGCGACCTGGGCGCCGCCGCCCTCCTGTTGCTCTACGCCTACGCCGGTTTCGAGAACACCACCGCTCCCGCCGGCGAATACAAGAATCCTCGCCGGGATCTGCCCTACGCGCTCTTGCTGCACATCGTGCTGATCACGGCGCTCTACTTTGCCGTCCAGTGGATCGCGCTCGCCATGCTCGGCAACGTTGCCTCGTCCGAGACCCCGCTCGCCGACGCGGCCCGGCACGTGGCCGGTCCCGCGGCCGGCCTGCTCCTGACCGTGGGCGCTACGCTTTCGATTCTGGGTACCCAGAGCAACACGATTCTGATTGGTCCCCGGTACCTGTACGCCCTGGCGCGCGATGGCTACGGCCCGGCGCTCTTCGGCCGTCTCCATGCCCGTTTCCGGACCCCGGACGCCGCTATCGTGCTCCAGGTCGCGATCGCTCTGCCGCTCGCCCTCACCGGCACCTTCGTCGGCCTGGCTACGCTTTCGGTGGTGGCGAGACTGGCGACCTACTTCGGCACCATCGCCGCCGTCCCCGTGCTGCGTCGCAAGCTCGGCTCGCGGGGCGCGGCCACCACCTGGAAGCTCCCGGGCGGGCCGCTGGTGCCAGTGGCGGCGGGCCTGGTCACGCTGGCGCTTGCCGCCAGCGCCGAGCCGAAGCATCTGATCTCGGCTGGCCTGGCTCTGCTAGTGGGAGCTATTGTCTACCGCTTTCGCCGGGCCTGA